The Streptomyces spororaveus genome includes a region encoding these proteins:
- a CDS encoding glycosyltransferase family 39 protein codes for MTTLIRPAQDADAGPGTTGRQLPGTPFGLWMWPALATLACTLTGIRGPLLGTDEIVTWDVAERSTARILAMLHRVDAVHGTYYLLMHGWTALFGSSHTSLRMPSALAMAATAAVVTLIGRRLFGERAGLCGGVLFAVVPVVSRYGQEARSYALVVLAATVATLLLLRAFDRPRSWGRWAAYSACLAVVGLLHLVALTVVAGHLAAVLLRARRRRRELWCFLAAAAVGGACAAPVILLGRSQASRQLFWVPEPDLWALAGIWPQVFASSLCAGAVVTLAALAGKERREALLPCAALVVVPPLVLWAASHGDVSYFRFQYVMFTVPHWAVLAGAGLAAAARSWRVVAVVLAALSLLVLPDQRRMREPFEHDVPHGADYAGAARTIEKYHRPGDGVVYVRGGPWMLDRGVRYYLGRDPELREVFLARSAAENDELYPAYCTQPARCLRGESRIWVVVPGTGPDPLESVPAVQARVLRAQYTTYGTERLSGLTVALLQRKS; via the coding sequence GTGACGACTCTCATCCGACCGGCGCAGGACGCGGATGCCGGGCCCGGGACAACGGGGCGACAGCTCCCCGGAACGCCCTTCGGCCTGTGGATGTGGCCGGCGCTCGCGACGCTCGCGTGCACGCTCACGGGGATCCGCGGCCCGCTGCTGGGCACCGACGAGATCGTCACCTGGGACGTCGCCGAGCGGAGTACGGCGCGGATCCTGGCCATGCTGCACCGCGTCGACGCGGTGCACGGCACGTACTACCTGCTGATGCACGGGTGGACGGCCCTCTTCGGGAGCTCGCACACGAGCCTGCGGATGCCTTCGGCTCTGGCCATGGCCGCCACGGCCGCGGTCGTCACCCTGATCGGCCGGCGGCTCTTCGGCGAGCGGGCCGGGCTGTGCGGGGGAGTCCTCTTCGCCGTCGTCCCCGTCGTGAGCCGGTACGGCCAGGAAGCCCGCAGTTACGCCCTCGTGGTCCTGGCCGCCACCGTGGCCACCCTCCTGCTTCTGCGGGCGTTCGACCGGCCCCGGAGCTGGGGGAGGTGGGCCGCGTACTCGGCGTGCCTGGCCGTCGTCGGCCTGCTGCACCTCGTGGCGCTCACCGTCGTGGCGGGCCACCTGGCGGCGGTGCTCCTGCGCGCGCGCCGCCGGCGCCGGGAACTGTGGTGCTTCCTGGCGGCGGCCGCGGTCGGCGGCGCCTGCGCCGCGCCGGTGATCCTGCTCGGCCGGTCGCAGGCGTCCCGCCAGCTCTTCTGGGTCCCCGAGCCGGACCTGTGGGCCCTCGCCGGCATCTGGCCCCAGGTGTTCGCGTCGAGCCTGTGCGCCGGAGCGGTGGTCACGCTGGCCGCGCTCGCGGGGAAGGAGCGGCGCGAGGCCCTGCTTCCGTGCGCCGCGCTGGTGGTGGTGCCCCCGCTGGTGCTGTGGGCGGCCTCCCACGGGGACGTCTCCTACTTCCGCTTCCAGTACGTCATGTTCACCGTGCCGCACTGGGCGGTCCTGGCGGGGGCCGGACTCGCCGCGGCCGCGCGGTCCTGGCGCGTCGTCGCCGTGGTCCTGGCGGCGCTCTCGCTGCTGGTGCTGCCCGACCAGCGCAGGATGAGGGAGCCGTTCGAGCACGACGTCCCGCACGGCGCGGACTACGCGGGGGCGGCACGGACCATCGAGAAGTACCACCGGCCGGGGGACGGGGTGGTGTACGTCCGCGGAGGGCCGTGGATGCTCGACCGGGGGGTCCGCTACTACCTCGGGCGCGATCCGGAGCTGAGGGAGGTCTTCCTCGCCAGGTCGGCGGCCGAGAACGACGAGCTGTACCCGGCGTACTGCACGCAGCCGGCCCGGTGCCTGCGGGGCGAGAGCCGCATCTGGGTGGTCGTCCCCGGGACCGGTCCGGACCCCCTGGAATCGGTCCCGGCGGTGCAGGCCCGGGTGCTGCGCGCGCAGTACACGACCTACGGGACGGAACGGCTGAGCGGTCTGACCGTCGCGCTCCTGCAACGCAAGTCCTAG
- a CDS encoding RtcB family protein, with amino-acid sequence MSYVEVPGAKIPIRMWTDPASVEDSAMQQLHNVATLPWIKGLAVMPDVHYGKGATVGSVIAMKDAVCPAAVGVDIGCGMSAVKTSLTANDLPGDLSGLRSKIERAIPVGTGMHREAVDPSRLYGFSVEGYEGLWDRFDYLADAVKFRHERAMKQIGTLGSGNHFIEFCLDESGSVWLMLHSGSRGIGNELAAHHIGVARGLDHNQNLVDRDLAVFLAATPEMAAYRNDLFWAQEYAKYNRAAMMSLFKEVVRKEFRKAKVSFDREISCHHNYVAEERYDGMDLLVTRKGAIRAGSGDYGIIPGSMGTGSYIVKGLGNEKSFNSASHGAGRRMSRTAAKKRFSARDLAEQTKGVECRKDSGVVDEIPGAYKSIEQVIDQQTDLVRVVAKLKQVICVKG; translated from the coding sequence ATGTCGTATGTAGAGGTACCCGGGGCGAAGATCCCGATCCGGATGTGGACCGACCCGGCGTCGGTCGAGGACAGCGCGATGCAGCAGCTGCACAACGTCGCCACCCTCCCCTGGATCAAGGGCCTGGCCGTCATGCCGGACGTCCACTACGGCAAGGGGGCCACCGTCGGCTCGGTGATCGCCATGAAGGACGCGGTCTGCCCGGCGGCGGTGGGCGTCGACATCGGCTGCGGAATGTCGGCGGTGAAGACGTCGCTGACGGCGAACGACCTGCCGGGGGACCTGTCCGGCCTGCGGTCGAAGATCGAGCGGGCGATCCCGGTGGGGACGGGGATGCATCGCGAGGCGGTGGACCCGTCGCGGTTGTACGGCTTCTCGGTCGAGGGGTACGAGGGCCTCTGGGACCGCTTCGACTACCTCGCCGACGCCGTCAAATTCCGGCACGAGCGCGCCATGAAGCAGATCGGGACGCTGGGAAGCGGCAACCACTTCATCGAGTTCTGTCTCGACGAGTCGGGTTCGGTCTGGCTGATGCTGCATTCCGGCTCCCGCGGCATCGGCAACGAGCTCGCCGCGCACCACATCGGGGTGGCCCGGGGGCTCGACCACAACCAGAACCTGGTCGACCGGGACCTCGCGGTCTTCCTCGCGGCCACGCCCGAGATGGCGGCGTACCGCAACGACCTCTTCTGGGCGCAGGAGTACGCGAAGTACAACCGCGCGGCCATGATGAGCCTGTTCAAGGAGGTCGTCCGCAAGGAGTTCCGCAAGGCGAAGGTCTCCTTCGACCGCGAGATCAGCTGCCACCACAACTACGTGGCGGAGGAGCGGTACGACGGTATGGACCTGCTGGTCACCCGCAAGGGCGCGATCCGCGCCGGGAGCGGTGACTACGGGATCATCCCGGGCTCCATGGGCACGGGCTCCTACATCGTGAAGGGGCTCGGCAACGAGAAGTCCTTCAACTCGGCCTCGCACGGAGCGGGCCGCAGGATGAGCCGGACGGCGGCGAAGAAGAGGTTCTCGGCGCGCGACCTGGCGGAGCAGACCAAGGGCGTCGAGTGCCGCAAGGACTCGGGCGTCGTGGACGAGATCCCGGGCGCGTACAAGTCCATCGAGCAGGTCATCGACCAGCAGACCGACCTGGTGCGGGTCGTGGCCAAGCTCAAGCAGGTCATCTGCGTCAAGGGCTGA